In a genomic window of Methylobacter sp. YRD-M1:
- the rnd gene encoding ribonuclease D, which translates to MTTIQYIDTPEKLNALCQQILKEPWLALDTEFLREKTYFPKFCLLQIATPEWVACVDPIALPDLSELFDALYNPSIVKVFHSSRQDLEIFYQLRGCIPEPIFDTQIAAPLLGFQDNPGYAMLVSSFLNINLSKAHTRTDWTVRPLSEEQLRYAADDVIYLCQVYKIMCEKLQELGRLDWLKSDFELLKDPELYLVSPERAWLKVKGKNKLTGRQLSIVQALCEWRERTAQTEDRPRSWLMRDDLLLELAKLQPDTVNALVKVRGINERTVNRYGKVLCQLINEARQRPPIPLSEKGRSARKTQQQEAILDILTALVRIRAEENSLNPAILATRKDLEVLLFNEDDDCPLLHGWRFSMAGRELVGLLKGDLLIGIESDKLNIVNKTSFAEAAQ; encoded by the coding sequence ATGACTACTATTCAATATATTGATACCCCTGAAAAGCTGAACGCATTGTGTCAGCAAATTTTAAAAGAGCCCTGGCTGGCACTGGATACCGAGTTTTTAAGGGAAAAAACCTATTTTCCAAAGTTTTGTCTGTTGCAGATCGCTACACCCGAGTGGGTGGCCTGCGTTGATCCTATCGCATTGCCTGATTTAAGCGAACTGTTCGATGCCTTGTATAACCCTTCCATCGTCAAAGTTTTTCATTCCAGCCGACAGGATCTGGAGATTTTCTATCAATTAAGAGGCTGTATTCCCGAGCCGATTTTCGATACGCAAATAGCCGCGCCTTTGTTGGGTTTTCAGGATAATCCCGGTTATGCCATGCTGGTTTCCAGCTTCCTGAATATCAATCTCAGCAAAGCCCATACGCGAACCGACTGGACCGTACGGCCTTTAAGCGAGGAACAGTTGCGCTATGCCGCCGATGATGTGATTTACCTGTGCCAGGTTTACAAGATCATGTGCGAGAAACTTCAGGAACTTGGGCGTCTGGACTGGCTGAAAAGTGATTTTGAGTTATTGAAAGATCCCGAGCTTTACCTGGTCTCGCCGGAAAGAGCCTGGCTAAAAGTCAAGGGTAAAAACAAACTGACAGGCAGACAGCTGTCGATCGTTCAGGCGCTGTGCGAGTGGCGCGAACGTACCGCGCAGACTGAAGACAGACCCAGAAGCTGGCTCATGCGCGATGATCTGTTGCTTGAACTGGCCAAGCTTCAGCCTGATACCGTCAATGCGCTGGTCAAGGTGCGGGGCATCAATGAGCGCACCGTCAACCGTTACGGTAAAGTGTTGTGCCAGTTGATCAATGAGGCCAGACAGCGGCCGCCTATTCCTTTGAGCGAAAAAGGCAGATCTGCCAGAAAGACGCAACAGCAGGAAGCCATACTGGACATTTTAACGGCATTGGTCAGAATACGGGCCGAAGAGAACTCGTTGAATCCGGCTATCCTTGCCACGCGCAAAGATCTGGAGGTGCTGCTGTTCAATGAAGATGACGACTGTCCATTGCTGCACGGCTGGCGCTTTAGCATGGCCGGCAGGGAATTGGTCGGATTACTGAAAGGCGATCTCTTGATTGGAATCGAATCCGACAAACTCAATATAGTCAACAAGACATCTTTTGCTGAGGCTGCTCAATAA
- a CDS encoding MBL fold metallo-hydrolase has translation MKYRIIPVTAFQQNCSLLICERTGKAAVVDPGGDVDLILDAIKQEKAMPESVLLTHGHLDHIGGTYELASLFNIPIIGPHRDDQFWIDAIAAQCQTFGFPVCHGFTPTRWLAHGDKVSVGEEMLEVLHCPGHTPGHVVFYHRQSQLAIVGDVLFRGSIGRTDFPKGDFHTLINSIKDNLWPLGEQVAFIPGHGPMSTFGEEMRHNPYVGI, from the coding sequence ATGAAATACCGCATTATTCCCGTCACAGCCTTTCAACAAAACTGTTCTTTACTGATTTGCGAGCGAACCGGCAAGGCCGCTGTCGTCGATCCGGGTGGCGATGTCGATCTGATTCTGGACGCTATCAAGCAAGAAAAAGCGATGCCGGAATCTGTTTTGCTGACCCATGGCCATCTCGATCACATCGGGGGCACTTACGAACTGGCCTCTTTATTCAATATTCCTATCATTGGTCCTCACCGCGACGACCAGTTCTGGATTGATGCAATTGCTGCTCAATGTCAGACTTTCGGTTTTCCTGTCTGTCATGGATTTACGCCGACACGCTGGCTGGCGCATGGCGATAAAGTCTCAGTCGGTGAGGAAATGCTGGAGGTATTGCATTGTCCGGGACATACGCCCGGCCATGTGGTTTTTTATCACCGACAATCCCAACTGGCGATTGTCGGTGACGTGTTGTTTAGGGGATCAATCGGCCGAACCGATTTTCCTAAAGGCGACTTTCATACATTGATCAATTCTATAAAAGACAACTTATGGCCCTTGGGTGAACAAGTCGCGTTTATTCCCGGCCACGGCCCGATGTCTACGTTTGGCGAGGAAATGCGCCACAACCCTTATGTCGGCATTTAG
- the lptD gene encoding LPS assembly protein LptD: protein MRRRLFLVFLPSLYTSAGSANEAAWNCEQGKDGKGWVCVGEAKPAEKASEAPAPARTEAVKEAQPSAIPEPIQNVQQPVAPEPAQATRPVTPEPVKDAEPVLAKPDEDVKPAEAESVENEQPVIHEQDKRQVIVKRPVITDANEPVPVEIKEAKNKTATVAEKQQQPGWSCAPGEENQNWSCKLVGTDPKGQAQVVAADEHQFRLLDPAFDSEQERVFNTLQTQLKYDPWTNCSIDTPVSPQFVPEKHLRETSPLEVRSDYSELFDTEISSYWGNVQIHRADQHILSDVANYDTVSETLDLQGDVYYSEDELALHSDTAMLNLATDQGRLRDTMFISPAAPIRGRAKVAYRDSKELSRYKDVAYTSCQPGNQDWVVHASELKMSDATGKGSAKDAWLEFKGVPVFYSPYLSFPIDDRRISGFLAPSFGNTQDAGFNISVPYYWNIAPNYDATLRPRYLTKRGVLLAGDFRYLTHMTKGKASLEFMPDDSLRDQSRYFARLLNDARFTKHISSHMDLNYVSDKDYFNELGNAVSLTNLSYLYSQADIKYINEGVSFINRVDNYQNIDKAISPLNRPYRRLPQSILNLNRSFDFMPLDTGMNAEFVYFQHEKLVNGQRFNVKPSVSFPMETSGAFLKPKLSFQYTQYELSEQQPINIGQPDSISRALPIASVDSGLFFERDFDFDGSAYTHTIEPRLFYLYIPKKNQDNIPLFDTSLYDFNFSSLFRENRFSGNDRVQDANQVTAAVTSRLIDPETGKQRLRFDLGEIFYFRDREVGLCGGNYYSPLCRVNRPIETGNFSNLVSELNVQFTDHLSVDSGLQWSPDVNDIVRGDVTLHYINQPDEIINLGYRYRKNTVVTFPDRRNDIIQSDISFHWPVYNNWYAVGRWQYSLLNNATRESFIGFEKENCCWRFRLIGRRWVNSAIVNAFGDSAISDLELSRLDAEGESQTGVFFQVELKGLTGVGEKLDEFFQQNIYGYRKPQK from the coding sequence ATGCGTCGCCGCCTATTCCTGGTCTTTTTACCCTCTCTCTACACATCTGCCGGTTCTGCCAATGAAGCAGCCTGGAATTGCGAACAAGGCAAAGACGGCAAGGGATGGGTTTGCGTGGGTGAAGCAAAACCAGCCGAGAAAGCAAGCGAGGCGCCGGCTCCGGCTCGGACTGAGGCTGTTAAGGAAGCGCAGCCTTCAGCAATTCCCGAGCCTATTCAGAATGTGCAGCAGCCGGTTGCTCCCGAACCTGCTCAAGCAACCCGACCCGTTACGCCTGAGCCTGTCAAAGATGCTGAACCGGTCTTGGCGAAGCCCGATGAAGATGTCAAACCGGCTGAGGCTGAATCCGTGGAAAATGAACAGCCGGTGATACACGAACAGGATAAGCGGCAAGTTATAGTCAAGCGCCCGGTCATCACTGATGCCAACGAGCCTGTTCCGGTTGAGATAAAAGAGGCTAAAAATAAAACCGCCACTGTTGCTGAAAAACAGCAGCAGCCGGGATGGAGTTGTGCGCCCGGCGAAGAGAATCAAAACTGGAGCTGTAAACTGGTCGGTACTGATCCAAAAGGTCAGGCGCAGGTTGTTGCTGCGGATGAGCATCAATTCCGTCTGTTGGATCCGGCTTTCGATTCAGAACAGGAGCGGGTCTTTAATACCTTGCAGACGCAGCTGAAATATGATCCGTGGACAAACTGTTCGATAGATACGCCGGTATCGCCGCAGTTTGTGCCGGAAAAACACTTGCGCGAAACGTCGCCGTTGGAGGTCCGGTCGGACTATTCGGAGCTTTTCGATACTGAAATCAGCAGTTATTGGGGCAATGTCCAAATCCATCGTGCCGATCAGCATATCCTGTCGGATGTTGCCAATTACGATACAGTCTCGGAAACGCTCGACCTGCAGGGCGATGTTTATTACAGCGAAGATGAACTGGCGCTGCACAGCGATACGGCCATGCTCAATTTGGCTACCGATCAAGGTAGATTAAGAGATACGATGTTTATATCGCCGGCCGCACCAATCAGGGGACGCGCGAAAGTCGCTTACCGTGACAGCAAAGAATTGTCGCGCTATAAAGATGTTGCTTACACCAGCTGTCAACCCGGCAATCAGGACTGGGTGGTCCATGCGTCCGAACTTAAAATGAGCGATGCAACCGGTAAAGGTTCGGCCAAAGATGCCTGGCTGGAGTTTAAAGGCGTGCCGGTATTTTATTCGCCATATCTCTCGTTTCCTATCGATGACAGAAGGATATCAGGTTTTCTGGCACCTTCTTTTGGCAACACACAGGATGCCGGATTTAATATTTCAGTCCCTTATTACTGGAATATCGCACCTAATTATGATGCAACTTTAAGGCCCCGTTATCTGACAAAAAGAGGCGTTTTACTGGCAGGCGATTTCCGTTATCTGACCCATATGACAAAAGGCAAGGCAAGTCTCGAATTTATGCCTGACGATTCCTTGCGCGATCAGTCCCGGTACTTTGCAAGGCTTTTGAACGACGCCCGGTTTACCAAGCATATCAGTTCACATATGGATCTCAATTATGTATCTGATAAGGACTACTTCAATGAATTAGGCAACGCGGTAAGCTTGACCAACTTAAGTTATTTATATAGCCAGGCAGATATCAAATATATTAATGAAGGTGTTTCTTTCATCAATCGCGTGGATAATTATCAAAATATTGATAAAGCGATATCGCCGCTGAATCGCCCTTATCGGAGATTGCCTCAGAGTATATTGAACCTGAACCGCAGCTTCGATTTCATGCCGCTCGATACAGGCATGAATGCCGAATTTGTTTATTTTCAGCATGAAAAACTGGTCAATGGTCAGAGATTTAACGTTAAGCCGTCAGTCAGCTTTCCAATGGAAACGTCCGGTGCTTTTTTAAAGCCCAAGCTTTCCTTTCAGTACACGCAATATGAGTTGAGCGAGCAGCAACCTATAAATATAGGCCAGCCGGATTCCATTTCCAGAGCTCTGCCTATAGCCTCTGTCGACAGCGGTCTGTTTTTTGAGCGCGATTTCGATTTCGACGGAAGCGCTTATACGCATACGATAGAACCGAGGTTATTCTATTTGTATATTCCTAAGAAAAATCAGGACAATATTCCATTGTTCGATACTTCGCTCTACGATTTCAATTTCAGCAGTTTGTTCAGAGAGAACCGCTTCAGCGGCAACGACAGGGTACAGGATGCCAACCAGGTTACGGCCGCAGTTACTTCACGCCTGATTGACCCTGAAACCGGCAAACAAAGGCTAAGATTCGATCTCGGCGAGATTTTCTATTTCCGGGATAGAGAAGTCGGTTTATGCGGCGGCAATTATTACTCGCCGTTATGCAGAGTTAACAGACCGATTGAAACCGGCAACTTTTCGAACTTGGTGAGTGAACTAAATGTTCAGTTTACGGATCATTTATCGGTTGACAGCGGTCTTCAATGGAGTCCTGATGTAAACGACATCGTCAGAGGCGACGTCACGCTTCACTATATCAATCAGCCTGATGAAATTATCAATCTAGGCTATCGATATAGAAAAAATACGGTAGTAACTTTTCCTGACCGGCGGAATGATATTATCCAGAGTGATATTTCATTCCATTGGCCCGTATATAATAACTGGTATGCGGTGGGACGCTGGCAATACTCTTTGCTTAATAATGCCACGCGGGAGAGCTTCATTGGCTTCGAAAAGGAAAACTGTTGCTGGCGTTTCCGCCTGATCGGCCGTCGCTGGGTTAATAGTGCCATCGTTAATGCATTTGGCGATTCGGCTATCAGTGATCTTGAGTTAAGCAGACTCGATGCAGAAGGCGAAAGCCAGACTGGCGTGTTCTTCCAAGTAGAACTCAAAGGCTTGACCGGCGTCGGGGAAAAACTGGATGAGTTCTTCCAGCAAAATATTTATGGTTATCGGAAACCGCAAAAATAA
- a CDS encoding L-lactate MFS transporter: MSFLSRDRTIAKSDFNRWLVAPAALAVHLCIGQVYAFSVFNLPLTKILGITESLPEDWKLTELGWIFSLAIVFLGLSAAFAGKWLEKVGPRVTMFCAALCFSGGFFISAAGVWLHAIWMLYVGYGVLGGIGLGLGYVSPVSTLIKWFPDRRGMATGLAIMGFGGGAMIGAPLGVFLMKHYASETSVGVAETFLTMGALYLVIMMLGAFSIRLPTEGWMPEGFQPSVKKSKLITNNHVHVDQALKTPQFYLLWLVLCLNVTAGIGVLGQASAMSQEMFKDQFTPERAAAFVSLLSLFNMGGRFVWSTLSDYLGRKNTYFIFFILGCALYSSVPYTGQMHNVALFVACYAVIMSMYGGGFSTIPAYLADIFGTKYVGAIHGRLLTAWSTAGVAGPVLVNYLRESQIAQGVAKADAYNMTMHIMAGILVVGFLCNLAIKAVDEKHHLKHDEVNDEYDGL; encoded by the coding sequence ATGTCTTTTTTATCAAGAGACAGGACGATTGCAAAATCGGATTTTAATCGTTGGCTGGTTGCCCCTGCGGCCCTGGCCGTACATCTCTGCATAGGGCAGGTTTATGCGTTCAGCGTATTCAATTTGCCATTGACCAAAATACTGGGCATAACCGAATCTTTGCCCGAGGATTGGAAATTGACTGAACTGGGCTGGATCTTCAGCCTCGCCATCGTGTTTCTGGGCTTGTCGGCGGCTTTTGCCGGCAAATGGCTGGAAAAGGTCGGTCCGCGCGTCACGATGTTCTGCGCTGCACTGTGCTTTAGCGGCGGCTTCTTCATTTCCGCGGCCGGCGTCTGGCTGCATGCGATCTGGATGCTGTATGTGGGCTATGGCGTTCTGGGCGGCATCGGATTGGGTCTGGGATATGTCTCTCCGGTCTCGACGCTGATCAAATGGTTTCCCGATCGCCGCGGCATGGCGACCGGACTGGCGATCATGGGATTCGGCGGCGGCGCAATGATCGGCGCGCCTCTGGGGGTATTTCTGATGAAGCATTACGCTTCGGAAACATCGGTCGGCGTTGCGGAAACATTCTTGACTATGGGCGCGCTTTATCTGGTTATCATGATGCTGGGCGCGTTTTCGATCCGCTTGCCGACTGAAGGCTGGATGCCGGAAGGTTTTCAACCATCAGTCAAAAAAAGCAAGCTGATCACGAACAATCACGTGCATGTCGATCAGGCGCTGAAAACACCGCAGTTTTACCTGCTATGGCTGGTATTATGCCTGAACGTGACGGCAGGCATCGGCGTGCTGGGCCAGGCTTCGGCCATGAGCCAGGAGATGTTCAAAGACCAGTTCACGCCCGAAAGGGCCGCGGCGTTTGTCAGTCTTCTGAGTCTGTTCAATATGGGCGGGCGCTTTGTCTGGTCCACGCTGTCCGATTATCTGGGCAGAAAAAATACTTATTTCATATTCTTCATCCTGGGCTGCGCTCTATACTCCAGCGTGCCTTATACCGGTCAGATGCACAATGTCGCACTGTTCGTGGCCTGTTATGCGGTCATCATGAGCATGTATGGCGGCGGATTCTCAACCATACCGGCCTATCTGGCCGATATTTTCGGCACCAAGTACGTCGGCGCGATTCACGGCAGATTGTTGACGGCCTGGTCGACGGCCGGCGTCGCGGGCCCCGTGCTGGTCAATTACCTGCGCGAAAGCCAGATTGCTCAGGGCGTCGCCAAGGCCGATGCCTACAATATGACCATGCATATTATGGCCGGGATATTGGTGGTGGGCTTTTTGTGCAACCTGGCTATCAAGGCCGTTGATGAAAAACATCATCTCAAGCACGACGAAGTCAATGATGAGTATGACGGCTTGTAG
- a CDS encoding IS110 family transposase gives MSQVTVGVDIAKHKFDVARLENGKYKHKKFDNTPEGFAALIVWLTAFGGVKPSVCMEATGAYSIPLAECLAQSGYPVAVVNPAKIKGFAKSELSRIKTDKADAKLIARYAQEKKPPLWTPPPANIRELQALLRRIEDLLEMQQMEKNRLDTADPTIAESIRAVLAHLEQELKTTRERVQRLIDQDPDLRHRRALLETIPGIGEASSAHLMVALSDHYGFTTAKQVVAFAGLNPALNESGKWKGKTRISKMGDPMLRAKLYMPAVVAGRHNPAIRLFRERLAARGKNGMAIACASMRKLVHIAFAILKSNKPFDPHFALA, from the coding sequence ATGTCCCAAGTGACGGTTGGTGTGGATATTGCCAAGCATAAATTCGATGTTGCCCGCCTGGAGAACGGCAAATACAAGCATAAAAAATTCGATAACACGCCGGAAGGTTTTGCCGCTTTGATCGTCTGGCTGACGGCGTTCGGCGGCGTCAAGCCCTCGGTTTGCATGGAAGCGACTGGCGCCTACAGCATCCCTCTGGCCGAATGCCTGGCCCAATCAGGCTATCCGGTGGCTGTCGTCAATCCTGCCAAGATCAAGGGCTTCGCCAAGAGCGAATTGAGCCGGATCAAGACTGACAAGGCTGACGCCAAGCTGATCGCCCGGTATGCCCAGGAAAAGAAACCGCCTTTGTGGACGCCGCCACCTGCCAATATCCGCGAACTGCAAGCCTTGTTACGCCGAATCGAAGACCTGCTGGAAATGCAGCAAATGGAGAAAAACAGACTGGATACGGCTGACCCCACGATTGCCGAGTCCATCAGAGCTGTCTTGGCGCATCTGGAGCAGGAACTTAAAACCACACGCGAACGCGTTCAACGTCTTATCGATCAAGACCCTGATCTCAGGCACCGGCGCGCTTTGCTGGAAACGATTCCTGGCATCGGCGAAGCCTCCTCTGCCCACCTCATGGTCGCTTTGAGCGATCACTACGGCTTCACCACCGCCAAGCAAGTGGTCGCCTTTGCCGGACTCAATCCCGCCTTGAACGAATCCGGCAAGTGGAAAGGCAAAACCCGCATTTCCAAGATGGGGGATCCGATGTTGCGCGCGAAGCTATACATGCCCGCCGTGGTCGCGGGAAGACACAATCCCGCTATCCGCCTTTTCCGCGAACGCTTGGCGGCACGCGGCAAGAATGGCATGGCCATCGCCTGTGCTTCAATGCGCAAACTCGTCCATATCGCCTTTGCCATCCTGAAATCGAATAAACCTTTCGACCCCCATTTTGCGCTTGCATAA
- a CDS encoding peptidylprolyl isomerase translates to MKRLIVPILLCSLFSSSYATHAEVLDKIIAVVEDDVILDRELEREAASVRQRIEASNAPMPPSFILRKQVLERMIVDKLQRQLAERAGITVNEEMLSSQAAEIAQRNNMSLPEFRSELERQGISYQSFLDNIRNEIIISQLRGREIGGRIKVTDKEVEHYMETQDKIGEEATQYHLGHILIAVQEAASAKEIQKAKAKAESLVEKLRAGEDFTEAAMTYSDGDNALKGGDLGWRSIGDIPTMFAEEVGKMKQGDIADPIRSPSGFHIVKLLEQKGSLDHHVVTKTKVRHILIKTNELIDDAEARKRLLALKERLANGEDFAALARAHSDDKGSALKGGSLDWVGPGDLVKPFEETMAKLSVNEVSEPVQTQFGWHLIQVLDRENKDNSAEFKKNLVRDAIRKRKIEEETELWMRRLRDEAFVEIYQDRL, encoded by the coding sequence ATGAAAAGATTGATAGTACCTATACTGTTGTGTAGTTTATTTTCCAGCAGTTATGCCACGCACGCTGAAGTGCTGGACAAAATTATCGCCGTCGTTGAGGATGATGTCATTCTTGACCGTGAACTGGAGCGGGAGGCGGCATCTGTAAGGCAGCGAATCGAAGCATCCAACGCCCCTATGCCGCCGAGTTTTATCCTGCGCAAGCAAGTGCTGGAAAGAATGATTGTCGATAAGCTGCAGCGTCAATTGGCCGAGAGAGCCGGCATTACGGTCAATGAGGAAATGCTGAGCAGCCAGGCCGCTGAGATCGCCCAAAGAAATAATATGAGTCTGCCGGAGTTTCGGTCCGAACTGGAAAGGCAGGGCATCAGCTATCAAAGTTTTCTGGACAATATACGCAACGAAATTATCATCAGCCAATTGCGCGGCAGGGAAATAGGCGGACGCATTAAAGTGACCGACAAAGAGGTCGAACACTACATGGAAACGCAGGACAAGATTGGCGAAGAGGCTACTCAATATCATCTCGGCCATATACTGATCGCCGTTCAGGAAGCCGCATCCGCGAAGGAGATACAGAAGGCCAAGGCCAAGGCCGAGAGCCTGGTTGAAAAGCTGCGCGCGGGCGAGGACTTTACCGAAGCCGCAATGACTTATTCAGATGGCGATAATGCCCTGAAAGGCGGCGATTTAGGTTGGCGGTCCATAGGCGATATACCGACGATGTTTGCCGAGGAGGTCGGTAAAATGAAGCAGGGCGATATAGCCGATCCTATTCGTAGCCCCAGCGGTTTTCATATCGTTAAATTGTTGGAGCAAAAAGGTTCTTTGGATCACCACGTGGTAACCAAAACCAAGGTCCGCCATATTCTGATAAAAACCAATGAATTAATTGACGATGCCGAAGCTAGAAAACGGCTGCTCGCACTAAAAGAGCGGCTGGCCAACGGCGAAGATTTTGCAGCGCTGGCGCGTGCTCATTCTGATGATAAAGGCTCGGCATTAAAAGGCGGCAGCCTCGATTGGGTGGGGCCTGGCGATCTGGTGAAGCCGTTCGAGGAAACCATGGCAAAACTGTCCGTCAATGAAGTCAGCGAGCCTGTGCAAACACAGTTCGGCTGGCACTTGATTCAAGTGCTGGACCGGGAAAACAAAGACAACAGTGCCGAATTCAAAAAGAACTTGGTCAGGGATGCCATACGCAAGCGGAAAATTGAAGAAGAAACCGAGCTTTGGATGCGCAGGCTACGTGATGAAGCATTTGTGGAAATTTATCAGGATAGGCTCTAA
- the fae gene encoding formaldehyde-activating enzyme: MSKIDKVLVGEALVGEGNEVAHVDLVMGPRGSAAETAFCIALTNQKRGDNALLALVAPNLMAKPNTVMFNKVEIKNAKQATQMFGPAERGVAKAVTDSVKAGIIPLEEADDIFINVGVFIHWDAKDDDKIQDWNYEATMLAIKRAVEGKPTPEEVIAQENVVHHPLAAHD; the protein is encoded by the coding sequence ATGTCAAAAATAGACAAAGTACTGGTAGGTGAAGCTCTTGTAGGTGAAGGTAATGAAGTGGCGCATGTCGATTTGGTCATGGGGCCGCGCGGCAGTGCTGCGGAAACGGCGTTCTGTATCGCGCTGACCAACCAGAAACGCGGGGATAACGCCTTATTGGCGCTGGTGGCTCCCAATCTCATGGCCAAGCCCAATACGGTCATGTTCAATAAAGTGGAAATCAAGAACGCGAAACAGGCCACACAAATGTTCGGTCCGGCTGAGCGCGGCGTCGCCAAGGCCGTTACCGACAGTGTTAAAGCAGGCATCATACCGTTGGAAGAAGCCGACGATATCTTTATTAACGTCGGCGTTTTTATTCATTGGGACGCTAAGGACGACGATAAAATTCAGGACTGGAATTACGAGGCCACAATGCTGGCAATCAAGCGTGCGGTTGAAGGCAAGCCGACGCCTGAAGAAGTGATCGCGCAGGAAAATGTCGTGCACCATCCGCTGGCGGCTCATGACTGA
- a CDS encoding DbpA RNA binding domain-containing protein, translating to MNDRNSITAEPVSQTEPLKNRLQQILNSENLEPYRALLSVIAAELGADILDCAAALVYLNQPEAVRLPVASREEQKAAIRVLSPLNLPPIKMVRYRLDIGRIHQVTAEEIKKVLVEESGVDKNNINRVDIHGLYTIIELPAGMPPDIFQHLKTVEINQQKLNITRVKARSGKKRGKSNFRRGRQRNPQSDSQSTDLSGVGC from the coding sequence ATGAATGACAGGAATAGTATAACGGCGGAGCCGGTCAGCCAAACCGAACCGTTGAAAAATCGTTTGCAGCAGATTCTAAACAGCGAGAATCTGGAACCCTATCGCGCATTACTCAGCGTTATAGCCGCTGAACTGGGCGCAGATATCTTGGATTGCGCTGCGGCGCTGGTGTATTTAAATCAGCCGGAGGCGGTCAGACTTCCAGTCGCTTCACGGGAAGAGCAAAAGGCAGCGATAAGGGTGTTGTCGCCGCTTAATCTGCCGCCCATCAAGATGGTGCGTTATCGTCTGGATATAGGGCGAATTCATCAGGTTACAGCGGAAGAAATTAAAAAGGTGCTGGTTGAAGAATCCGGTGTTGATAAAAATAATATCAACAGGGTGGATATACATGGTTTATATACTATTATTGAATTGCCGGCCGGTATGCCGCCGGATATATTCCAGCACCTGAAAACAGTGGAGATCAATCAACAAAAATTGAACATAACGCGAGTAAAAGCGCGCAGCGGTAAAAAGCGCGGGAAAAGCAATTTCCGGCGGGGACGCCAGCGTAATCCTCAGTCGGATAGCCAAAGTACGGATCTATCCGGCGTAGGCTGCTAA
- a CDS encoding DMT family transporter, whose translation MRILLAYISIILIWATTPLAIKWSGEGPGFLFGATGRMSIGIVCVAILLSLMRQRLAWHSKARQTYLAVALQIYCAMLAVYWAAQFIPSGWVSVIFGLSPLITALLSAIWLRERSLTPGKLLSYVFGVGGLVVMFGSALQFGSEAALGIAGVLVAALLQSASAVWVQRIQAKLPALSQVAGGLLLAVPAYWLTWWLADGQWPVSLPLASLASTIYLGVIATTIGFVLYYFVLTHIAATRVALITLISPVLALMLGHTVNHEPLTMKIAAGTALILSALFMHEYFDRIIGYLVRKTTAKCLRSSA comes from the coding sequence ATGCGCATCCTTCTAGCCTACATCAGTATCATTTTAATCTGGGCCACTACGCCGCTGGCTATCAAATGGAGCGGCGAAGGCCCGGGCTTTTTGTTCGGCGCAACGGGCCGCATGAGCATCGGCATCGTCTGCGTAGCCATCCTGCTGTCGCTCATGCGACAACGCCTGGCCTGGCATAGTAAGGCCAGGCAGACTTATCTGGCTGTGGCCCTGCAGATCTATTGCGCCATGCTGGCGGTTTATTGGGCCGCGCAATTCATTCCTTCCGGCTGGGTTTCAGTGATATTCGGCTTGTCGCCTTTGATCACGGCGTTGCTGTCCGCAATATGGTTAAGAGAACGCAGCCTGACGCCAGGAAAATTGCTGTCTTACGTTTTCGGTGTCGGCGGCCTGGTTGTCATGTTCGGCTCGGCGTTGCAATTCGGCTCTGAGGCGGCGCTGGGCATCGCCGGCGTGCTGGTTGCCGCCCTCCTGCAATCGGCCAGCGCCGTCTGGGTGCAGCGCATTCAGGCGAAACTGCCGGCATTGTCGCAGGTGGCCGGCGGCCTGCTGCTGGCGGTGCCGGCTTATTGGCTGACCTGGTGGCTGGCTGACGGGCAATGGCCGGTGTCATTGCCGCTTGCAAGTCTCGCTTCAACCATCTATCTGGGCGTCATAGCGACGACCATCGGCTTCGTGCTTTATTATTTTGTGCTGACTCATATAGCTGCAACGCGCGTCGCCCTGATTACGCTGATCTCGCCGGTGCTCGCGCTCATGCTGGGCCATACGGTCAACCATGAACCGCTGACCATGAAAATCGCGGCCGGCACGGCGCTGATCTTATCAGCGCTATTCATGCATGAATATTTCGACAGAATAATTGGCTATCTGGTCAGAAAAACGACTGCAAAGTGCCTGCGTTCTTCGGCATGA